A part of Brevinematia bacterium genomic DNA contains:
- the queA gene encoding tRNA preQ1(34) S-adenosylmethionine ribosyltransferase-isomerase QueA: protein MTDINYYDFDLPEELIAHTPLPERDRCRLLVVDRLSHSFYEKTFRDIVDYLERGDVLVLNNSKVVKSRIYAKCERTQKEHEMLITNFLKTKEFLALVRKIKRLRVGDILTIRNFKFTFKGVENGLGLFESDKPFSVNDLEEIGEIPLPPYIEKKREKLNLPRVTEADNVFYQTVYSSVAGSIASPTAGLHFTEELLKEIERKGVLIRYVTLHIGLGTFEPIRTKNIEEFRLKGEYMEIEKEVIDDIIECKKRGNKIVAVGTTVVRALETTFLDISKNRNGFKGITELFIYPGFKFNVVDNLITNFHLPKSSLILLVSAFAGKDLIMKAYSYAIEKKFRFYSYGDAMLIV from the coding sequence ATGACAGACATAAACTATTATGACTTTGATCTTCCAGAAGAACTGATAGCACATACACCACTTCCAGAAAGAGATAGGTGTAGATTACTAGTCGTAGACAGACTCTCACATTCCTTTTACGAGAAAACATTTAGAGACATAGTTGATTACTTAGAACGAGGCGATGTGTTAGTTCTGAATAATTCAAAAGTAGTAAAATCCAGAATATATGCAAAATGTGAAAGAACACAGAAGGAACATGAGATGTTAATCACCAACTTTCTAAAAACTAAAGAATTCCTAGCACTCGTTAGAAAAATAAAAAGGCTTAGAGTAGGAGACATCCTAACTATCAGAAATTTTAAATTCACTTTCAAAGGTGTAGAGAACGGGTTAGGTTTATTTGAATCCGACAAGCCTTTCTCAGTAAACGATCTTGAGGAGATTGGTGAGATCCCACTACCACCATATATAGAGAAAAAAAGAGAAAAACTCAACCTACCCAGAGTTACAGAGGCTGATAATGTCTTCTATCAGACAGTATACTCCTCCGTTGCAGGTTCCATTGCCTCACCTACCGCAGGATTGCACTTTACAGAAGAACTGCTAAAAGAGATTGAAAGAAAGGGAGTTCTTATAAGATATGTCACACTCCACATAGGGCTAGGAACATTTGAACCTATCAGAACCAAGAACATTGAGGAATTTAGATTGAAGGGAGAGTATATGGAAATTGAAAAAGAAGTCATAGATGATATTATTGAATGCAAGAAACGAGGAAATAAGATTGTTGCGGTTGGAACAACAGTAGTAAGAGCCTTGGAGACAACTTTCCTAGATATCTCAAAAAATAGAAATGGTTTCAAAGGAATAACAGAGCTTTTCATCTATCCAGGGTTTAAGTTTAACGTTGTGGATAACTTGATAACCAACTTCCATCTTCCGAAATCTTCCCTAATCCTTCTAGTCTCTGCCTTTGCTGGAAAAGATCTGATAATGAAAGCTTACAGTTATGCAATAGAGAAGAAATTCAGATTTTACAGTTATGGTGACGCTATGCTAATTGTTTAG
- the purB gene encoding adenylosuccinate lyase yields MTFVHPLAERYASKEMLEIFSEEFKYSVWRKFWIALAEAQKELGLPITDEQIEEMKRYESDLNIDVARDIEKELNHDVMAHIEAFGLQAKKARGIIHLGATSSEVTDNSEAYIILKALSLTRRRLVDVIERLIDVGEKYKDLPCLSYTHLQPAQPTTVGRRIILWAYDLFLDLEEIDRFLPTMKARGVKGTTGTQASYVELFEGNHEKVKKLDEIVSSKLGFKESFWITGQTYPRKYDFIVLSKLAMISASASKFANDVRYLQSIGEIEEPFGEKQVGSSAMPYKRNPILSERINSIARYLTTLPLVALQNHATQFLERTLDDSANRRIIIPEAFLCVDAILILYKKIVEGMKVNETVITQRMKEKLPFYAVENILMRAVKKGGDRQILHKVIRDKAMKVVEKGREGENISLLDELLEKDVPQVLRESVEKIDSFRDFIGRSVEQVMEVSEKIKEYIRNSKQLA; encoded by the coding sequence ATGACTTTTGTCCATCCTCTTGCTGAAAGGTATGCTTCCAAGGAGATGTTAGAAATTTTCTCTGAAGAGTTCAAATACAGTGTTTGGAGAAAGTTTTGGATAGCACTTGCGGAGGCTCAGAAGGAGCTTGGGCTACCGATAACAGATGAACAGATAGAGGAGATGAAGAGGTATGAGAGTGATCTCAATATTGATGTAGCAAGAGATATTGAGAAGGAACTTAACCACGATGTAATGGCTCATATTGAAGCTTTTGGGTTACAAGCTAAAAAGGCTAGGGGAATAATCCACTTGGGTGCAACGAGTTCTGAAGTTACCGATAACTCCGAGGCGTATATAATCCTAAAGGCATTAAGCTTGACGAGAAGAAGATTGGTTGATGTCATTGAGAGACTTATTGACGTAGGGGAGAAATACAAGGATCTACCTTGCCTCTCCTATACGCACCTACAGCCAGCGCAACCTACAACAGTAGGAAGAAGAATTATACTATGGGCTTATGACTTGTTTCTTGATCTTGAAGAGATTGACAGATTCTTGCCAACTATGAAGGCTAGGGGAGTTAAGGGAACTACGGGAACACAGGCTAGCTACGTTGAACTTTTTGAGGGGAATCACGAGAAAGTAAAAAAGCTTGACGAGATTGTATCGTCTAAACTCGGCTTTAAGGAGAGTTTCTGGATAACAGGACAGACTTATCCAAGGAAATATGACTTTATAGTACTGTCTAAACTAGCAATGATATCTGCGTCAGCCTCAAAGTTTGCTAATGATGTAAGGTATCTGCAAAGCATAGGAGAGATTGAAGAGCCGTTTGGTGAAAAGCAGGTAGGATCTTCTGCGATGCCGTATAAAAGAAATCCTATCCTGAGTGAGAGAATAAATTCTATTGCAAGATACCTCACAACATTACCATTGGTAGCTTTGCAAAACCATGCTACTCAGTTTCTTGAAAGGACTCTTGATGACTCAGCGAATAGGAGAATAATTATTCCAGAGGCTTTTTTATGCGTAGATGCGATTCTGATACTCTATAAGAAGATAGTTGAGGGGATGAAGGTTAATGAGACAGTGATAACTCAAAGAATGAAGGAAAAACTGCCGTTCTATGCGGTTGAAAACATACTTATGAGGGCTGTCAAAAAGGGAGGAGATAGACAGATCTTGCACAAGGTGATAAGAGACAAGGCTATGAAGGTTGTGGAGAAAGGTAGAGAAGGAGAAAATATAAGCTTACTTGATGAGCTTCTTGAGAAAGATGTGCCTCAGGTTCTGAGGGAGAGTGTTGAGAAGATAGATTCCTTTAGGGATTTTATCGGGAGGTCTGTTGAACAGGTTATGGAAGTTTCTGAAAAGATCAAGGAGTATATAAGAAACTCTAAACAATTAGCATAG